The nucleotide window CTCCATCGTCTCCGAACACGAAATTGAGGCGAACAGGCTGGAACTCGAAATAACCGAGAACAACGCCATGACCAACGTGCATGAGAGCGTCGCCCGTCTCAAGGCGCTCTCCAGAGCCGGATTCCGGCTGTCAATCGACGACTTCGGCACAGGCTACTCTTCGCTTTACTATCTGAAGGAGTTCCCCATCGATGTTTTGAAGATCGACAAATCATTTGTTCTGGATCTTGAGAAAGACGCCAGCAGCAGCATGATCGTGGCCTCGATCATCGACATGGCAAAGAACTTCCGCCTCAAGGTCGTGGCGGAAGGCGTGGAGACCGCCGAGCAACTGCAAATCCTGACGCAACTCGGCTGCGATCAGGTGCAGGGCTACTACTTCGGAAAACCCGTGCCCGTGGATCAAATCCTCACGGAGCTACCCGACTCGGAATAGACGCTATTTCGGCAGACGGAACGTAACCGTCGTTCCACTCTGCTCTCCGGTTGTCATCGTGATATCACCGTCCATGGCTTCAGACATGAGCCTTGCGCTGTAAGTGCCAAGCCCGGTCCCCTTCTCCTTGCCGTGGGTAACGTATTTGCCGAAGAAGTCGTCTCGGACCTCCTCGGGCACGGTACCGAGGTTGTGCACCGCAAGTGCGTGGTGCCTCTCGTTAGTGAACAGCATCACATCCACCGCGCTGCCGAAGGGCGAAGCCTCCACGGCATTTGCCACGAGGTTGCTCATGAGTGTGTTGATGAGCAGTTCGTCGGCAGTGACCATGTAATTGGAAGCACTGGCGAGATCCGTGCCGTTGATGGCGATCCGGATTCGTACCCCCCTGACGTGTGCCAATGACGCCAGATCAGCGGCGACGCGTTTGAGAACCCTGCACATGTCAACGGACTTCGGCTGGTAGACGTACTGGCCCGTTTCCATCTTGTAGAGATCCAACGAGAGATTGACCTGCGTGAGCATCCGATACCCGGCCTGCTCGATGGTATGCAAAAGTTCCTTCTGTTCTCTGGTGAGATTTTCGTCCTGCTGCATGGCCTGTGGAAGCCCGATGATGCCCGAGAGCGGGCTCCTGAGATCATGGATCATCATGCGGTCCACATCGGCCTTGAGTTGCTCAAGTTCCTTGCGTTCGCTGATGTCGTCCACCACCCAGATGACGCCTTCTTCCAGAGCGGGGGGATTCACGGCCTTACCTGAGAGGCTGCACCATATCCGATGCCCTTCCTTGGTTTTCAGAGGGTATTCCACCTGTCGGACCCGGCCGTTTTTCAGCGCCTCGTAGTGCTCGCGCTCAAAACGCCGTGCATCATCGGGAGTCACGTGCAGCAGTGAGACATGCTTCCCGGTCACCTCATCCTCGGTATAGCCGAACATACGCTCAAACCGCTTGTTGACGCGATGCATCCGGCGATCGCCCTTGAGGTAAATGGTGACCAGCGCGCTGCTGTCGAAGATGCTTTCGAACTCGCCCACCTTGCGCTTCAGCTCTTTCTCGATCAGCACCAGATCGGTAATGTCGCGGGACATGCCGAAAAGTCCGATGATGTTGCCGCCATCGTCGAGCAGAGGCCACTTGTTGCTGCTCACCCAGCCGATTTCCCCGTCCGGACGCATGTAGGCTTCCTGCACCCCGAGAAGAGACTTACCCTCCGCAATGACCGGGCGTTCTGTTTTCAGGTATTCCACGGCATGTTCTTCAGGAAAAACGTCCTGATCGGTCTTGCCGAGCATGTCGCGCCAGTGTGCGTGCCCCGTAAGTTCGGCCATGGACTGGCTTACGGCGGTAAAACGGTGACCCGCATCCTTGAAGTAAAGAAAGTCGGTGGTATGATCGAGCATGGCAACGAAGGTGTTGGTCAGCTCCTGAAGTTCCTGCATGGCTACGGACTTCTGCCGCTCCGCCCTGACCCGTTCCGTGATATCGCTGAACGAGACCATGAGCGATCCCACAGAGCGGCACTCGTACTCACCGGTCGACTCCTCAAGACGTGAGCCCTCAAGCCGCATATTGAGCGGCCTTCCCTTTGCGGGCTGCAGACGCAATTCAAGCCCTTTGTTGCCCGGCTGGTTGAAAAAGGCCTTATAGCGCCCGAGAAAAACGTTCCTGTCGCCATCAGCCAGAAAGACGGTAATGCCCTTGCCCACCATATCCGCATGCGTATACCCGAGCATTTCGCACAGGGTGTTGTTCACGTCGCGCACTACCCCATCGCGGTCCAGCAGGGCATATCCCACCGGAGCCTGATGGAAGAGGCGTTCATAGCGGTTCCGCGCCCGCGTGAGCGCGGTCTGGGCGCTTCGAAGCTCTTCGTTCTGGATTTCCAACTCGGCCTGATGAATCTGCAGTTCGTGCAGCACTTCATCGAAATTGCGCCTCAGGCACTCCGCCTCATTGGAGCCACTCTCGTCGACTATGTTCTCCGCCTGACGACGCAAACGCTCAAACTGCTTTTCGAACTTCATTTTCTTCCCCGCTAGCCGGTGGATTCTTCCGCGCTGCCGGAATCCTGCTCACCAATGTCCATGATGTTGCCGATGACTTTGAGCACCTTCCCGTTATCCAGAACCGGACTCGCCGTCGTACGGATGGTGGTGGACCGCCCGTTCAGATCAGTGAACGGGAATTCCAGGTCATAAGGGACGCCCTCTTCGACGCATTTCCTGAATGCCTCGCGTATGACCGGCACGTCCTGCTGCCGGTAACAGGAAAGACTTCTGTCAATATGCTCGGAAGAGCCGCCGGGCACTTCTTCCGGATTCATGCCGTGAATGCGATAGACTTCATCCGTCCAGAACATGCTTTCACGTTCCACGTCCCATTCCCAGCCGCCAACGGATACAAGGCTCTGGGTGGCGTTGAGCAGATCGGTCATGCGCCGAAGCTCCTTTTCCTGCCTTCGCTTGCGCGTCGTATCCCACACTGCGAAAGCCT belongs to Desulfovibrio oxyclinae DSM 11498 and includes:
- a CDS encoding PAS domain-containing protein — translated: MKFEKQFERLRRQAENIVDESGSNEAECLRRNFDEVLHELQIHQAELEIQNEELRSAQTALTRARNRYERLFHQAPVGYALLDRDGVVRDVNNTLCEMLGYTHADMVGKGITVFLADGDRNVFLGRYKAFFNQPGNKGLELRLQPAKGRPLNMRLEGSRLEESTGEYECRSVGSLMVSFSDITERVRAERQKSVAMQELQELTNTFVAMLDHTTDFLYFKDAGHRFTAVSQSMAELTGHAHWRDMLGKTDQDVFPEEHAVEYLKTERPVIAEGKSLLGVQEAYMRPDGEIGWVSSNKWPLLDDGGNIIGLFGMSRDITDLVLIEKELKRKVGEFESIFDSSALVTIYLKGDRRMHRVNKRFERMFGYTEDEVTGKHVSLLHVTPDDARRFEREHYEALKNGRVRQVEYPLKTKEGHRIWCSLSGKAVNPPALEEGVIWVVDDISERKELEQLKADVDRMMIHDLRSPLSGIIGLPQAMQQDENLTREQKELLHTIEQAGYRMLTQVNLSLDLYKMETGQYVYQPKSVDMCRVLKRVAADLASLAHVRGVRIRIAINGTDLASASNYMVTADELLINTLMSNLVANAVEASPFGSAVDVMLFTNERHHALAVHNLGTVPEEVRDDFFGKYVTHGKEKGTGLGTYSARLMSEAMDGDITMTTGEQSGTTVTFRLPK